The proteins below come from a single Aegilops tauschii subsp. strangulata cultivar AL8/78 chromosome 6, Aet v6.0, whole genome shotgun sequence genomic window:
- the LOC109744142 gene encoding uncharacterized protein, with translation MDGHDRLGGSDLEPHQSPGDPSLGSASPSTTAMAASSSPLAAGESAHRRQWRYTWETLAHLPLLRLYLSHPALSAAAPSGLRADLRLDADLLLLSFSLASDPVSLRVPVPRVLVDPSAPPECRAAGDHLEVRLTLVLPVDHPVVAAAFPGTGPPAPLSLRDDLKSLSSGDVHLYCKACSARLTKQPLRDVVEMPSLNWEDVADNWFGGCCTSFGGASEKLISHYINAYGRLQRTTLLDATSIIIEKDYLETDIVSRVDTSVPSVDFVALEEAMFNVTLESDHTAEKIKLNNSEEEVCHEKKIGSNHLRPPVLLEEGPCIDTEKNGGTPWTDQCGTIQLNNGGDVNSEKSTSDCFIENIEQTSQEVDLNLVDPCSCCGDGGDSGKAGLENQRDYKLTKSISLGSSFIVKEPNLVKDVNWVELLCSHCSSSLGSYPSQYSDAPSDGRVRLFKCYTSSDLPVGGPHDVFRGHTLEKLFVNLLLEIAEDEISFRTVVRDLKTKRPMLQIVLLSSKAWMFSGYCYENEMDGSHVTAHLQPTVKLLYSNCSSASETDLRTVEEWSSKYRAEQLYMMARQINELTECLSSAKDEFPLSCSSLEGMCLSSLER, from the exons ATGGACGGGCACGATCGACTCGGGGGATCTGACCTAGAACCTCACCAAAGCCCGGGAGACCCCTCCCTCGGCAGCGCCTCGCCGAGCACCACCGCcatggccgcctcctcctcccccctcgccgccggcgagagCGCGCACCGGCGCCAGTGGCGGTACACGTGGGAGACCCTGGCGCACCTCCCCCTCCTGCGTCTCTACCTCTCCCACCCGGCCCTCTCCGCCGCGGCGCCCTCCGGCCTCCGCGCCGACCTCCGCCTCGAcgccgacctcctcctcctctccttctCCCTTGCGTCGGACCCCGTCTCGCTCAGGGTCCCCGTGCCGAGGGTGCTCGTGGACCCCTCCGCCCCGCCCGAGTGCCGCGCCGCGGGGGACCACCTCGAGGTCCGCCTCACCCTCGTCCTCCCCGTCGACcaccccgtcgtcgccgccgccttccccggcACCGGCCCTCCCGCGCCCCTCTCCCTCCGCGATG ATTTGAAGAGTCTATCTTCTGGAGATGTCCATTTGTACTGCAAAGCATGCTCAGCAAGATTGACAAAACAGCCACTAAG GGACGTTGTGGAAATGCCATCTTTAAATTGGGAGGATGTGGCTGACAATTGGTTTGGTGGATGTTGCACATCATTCGGAGGGGCAAGTGAGAAGTTAATATCACACTATATCAATGCATATGGTCGCCTGCAGAGAACAACTCTACTAGATGCTACCTCCATTATTATAGAGAAGGATTATCTTGAGACTGATATAGTGTCGAGAGTAGATACTTCAGTGCCCAGTGTTGATTTTGTTGCACTAGAAGAAGCTATGTTTAATGTTACTCTAGAAAGCGATCATACTGCTGAGAAGATAAAATTGAATAATTCAGAAGAGGAGGTATGCCATGAAAAGAAAATTGGTTCTAATCACTTGCGACCTCCAGTTCTTTTGGAAGAGGGTCCTTGTATTGATACTGAAAAAAATGGAGGCACTCCTTGGACTGATCAGTGTGGTACTATCCAGCTGAATAATGGTGGCGATGTGAACTCTGAGAAGTCTACAAGTGACTGTTTTATTGAAAACATAGAGCAAACTTCTCAAGAGGTTGATTTGAATCTGGTAGATCCATGCAGTTGCTGCGGTGATGGTGGAGATAGTGGAAAAGCTGGATTGGAGAACCAAAGAGATTACAAGTTAACAAAAAGTATCTCTCTTGGAAGTAGCTTTATTGTTAAAGAACCAAACCTTGTGAAAGATGTTAACTGGGTTGAACTTCTATGTTCTCATTGCTCGTCATCTCTTGGGTCATACCCATCGCAATATTCAGATGCTCCATCGGATGGACGGGTACGGCTGTTCAAGTGTTACACATCCTCAGACCTTCCTGTTGGGGGTCCTCATGATGTGTTCAG GGGACACACATTGGAAAAACTATTTGTTAATTTGTTGCTTGAAATTGCTGAAGATGAAATATCTTTTCGTACAGTAGTGAGAGATTTGAAAACCAAAAGGCCCATGCTGCAAATAGTCCTCCTTAGTTCAAAAGCATGGATGTTTTCTGGTTACTGCTATGAAAATGAAATGGATGGTTCACATGTGACAGCACATCTGCAGCCTACTGTTAAGCTCCTGTATTCTAACTGCAGTAGTGCCTCAGAGACAGACTTAAG GACAGTAGAGGAGTGGTCATCCAAATATCGGGCTGAACAGTTATACATGATGGCGCGGCAGATAAATGAACTTACTGAATGCCTTAGCTCAGCTAAGGACGAGTTCCCTCTTTCTTGCTCGTCTCTTGAAGGAATGTGTCTTTCGTCTCTGGAGCGTTGA
- the LOC141025832 gene encoding protein FAR1-RELATED SEQUENCE 5-like — MDGYVWLFKTFLECMGGLAPMNIITDQDFSMRAGIEEVFPLAVHRHCRWHIIKKAEETLGPFFADRPDLHKAFELCVDHSLTVEEFERSWMAMIKTYQVQDHETLASLWEKRMYWVSAYFMQCFFPFLQTTQRSEGFNAVLKRYVSPGNSLLQFAKQYTALQQKILGSELQQEANTALKQPKLLTYLPMERQMSKIYTNAIFNKFQEEIKRASMYTAFQVDEHTFKVCSIMGMSDSEPEDPDKGRNYFVKASISEGEYYCQCCKFERDGIVCCHILKVMDLNAVTRMPRHFIRRRWTWDADDALAPQTSNAVLAVHDERPESTMEAMRHVVLTKNYAELIDEACKSDETAKVAEKHRKALKRELDEIKKRKAEEALHRFPRTSSVPSSRGPSSENSEVGSGTASTQTHVRNPPRSITKGRPKEIRYKSGLEIQAKHNKPKKGTGNP; from the exons ATGGATGGGTACGTTTGGCTGTTCAAGACCTTCTTGGAGTGCATGGGTGGGCTTGCTCCGATGAACATAATAACAGACCAGGATTTTAGCATGCGTGCAGGCATAGAGGAGGTCTTTCCGTTGGCAGTGCACAGGCACTGCAGGTGGCACATTATAAAGAAGGCTGAGGAGACACTAGGACCGTTCTTTGCTGACCGTCCAGACCTGCACAAGGCATTCGAGCTGTGCGTGGACCACAGCTTGACGGTGGAGGAGTTTGAAAGGAGCTGGATGGCTATGATTAAAACATATCAAGTCCAAGACCACGAGACGCTTGCTAGCTTGTGGGAGAAGCGAATGTACTGGGTGTCGGCCTACTTCATGCAGTGCTTCTTCCCGTTTCTGCAGACTACACAACGCAGTGAGGGGTTCAATGCTGTTTTGAAGCGGTACGTGAGCCCTGGCAACTCATTACTACAGTTTGCCAAGCAGTACACCGCTTTGCAACAAAAAATACTGGGATCCGAGCTACAGCAAGAAGCAAACACCGCGCTCAAGCAGCCAAAATTGCTAACGTATTTACCAATGGAGAGGCAGATGAGCAAGATATACACCAACGCGATTTTTAACAA ATTCCAGGAAGAAATAAAGCGTGCCAGCATGTACACGGCTTTCCAGGTGGACGAACATACGTTCAAGGTGTGTTCTATCATGGGCATGTCGGATTCAGAACCTGAAGACCCAGACAAGGGAAGGAACTACTTTGTGAAGGCATCGATAAGCGAAGGCGAATACTACTGCCAATGCTGCAAATTCGAACGGGACGGGATTGTGTGCTGTCACATTCTAAAAGTAATGGACTTGAACGCGGTGACACGAATGCCCCGCCATTTCATAAGGCGGCGATGGACTTGGGACGCTGATGACGCATTGGCGCCGCAAACATCAAACGCGGTTTTGGCCGTGCATGACGAGAGACCAGAGTCAACCATGGAAGCCATGAGGCACGTTGTGTTGACAAAGAACTATGCTGAACTAATTGATGAAGCGTGCAAGAGTGATGAGACAGCAAAGGTCGCAGAAAAACACAGGAAGGCCCTCAAAAGAGAGCTTGATGAGATCAAGAAGAGGAAAGCTGAGGAAGCCTTACACAGGTTCCCCCGCACATCAAGTGTGCCTTCGTCCAGAGGGCCATCATCTGAAAACTCAGAGGTAGGATCTGGAACAGCAAGCACACAAACACATGTTAGGAACCCGCCCCGTTCCATCACAAAAGGGCGTCCAAAAGAGATAAGATACAAATCGGGATTGGAGATTCAAGCAAAACATAATAAACCAAAGAAAGGGACGGGCAATCCGTAA